One segment of Herbaspirillum hiltneri N3 DNA contains the following:
- the bamE gene encoding outer membrane protein assembly factor BamE domain-containing protein — protein sequence MKRLLLPVLAAAAFSLSGCASLLAPPVNPGDTEDQVVARLGRPTAVYPDGNTHLLEYAPGPFGQYAYMARIGPDGRLISYEQVWTVQKFQSIKVDQATKNDVLRIVGRPTEVMRYARIPFEAWNYGFKESGVWNSQMTVYFDDNGIVRKVENGPDPRYDDSRLRF from the coding sequence ATGAAACGCCTTCTTCTGCCTGTTTTAGCGGCTGCCGCCTTTTCCCTGAGCGGCTGTGCCTCCCTGCTCGCGCCGCCGGTGAATCCCGGCGATACGGAAGATCAGGTGGTCGCCCGTCTGGGCCGGCCAACCGCCGTCTATCCGGACGGCAATACCCACTTGCTCGAGTACGCTCCGGGTCCTTTCGGGCAATATGCCTACATGGCCCGCATTGGCCCGGACGGACGCCTTATTTCCTACGAGCAAGTGTGGACCGTCCAGAAATTCCAGTCGATCAAGGTCGATCAGGCCACCAAAAACGATGTATTGCGTATCGTCGGCCGTCCGACCGAGGTGATGCGCTATGCGCGCATCCCGTTCGAGGCGTGGAACTACGGTTTCAAGGAAAGCGGCGTCTGGAACTCGCAGATGACGGTCTATTTCGACGACAACGGCATTGTTCGCAAAGTCGAAAACGGTCCCGATCCGCGTTATGACGACAGCCGCTTGCGCTTCTGA
- a CDS encoding IS3 family transposase (programmed frameshift) — MEQEKRRSQRDYSLAFKLNVVEQVEKGEMTYKQAQKRYGIQGRSTVLVWCRKHGLQDWRQPQGPSKRRAQMTNKPTKPLTPEQRIKELERQLKDEKLKSALFEKVIDIMRDEHGVSVKKRAGAICSGEVQGLSIQKACHHIGMSRQAFYKRCQREQDLAHQAYAVVKLVQPIRLRQPRIGTRKLHSLLGSSFAGTDLKVGRDRLFHILRQARMLVQPQRAYHKTTDSHHRFRRHPNLLKAGPAQVVPTGPEQVWVADITYLPTRGKFVYLSLVTDAWSRKIVGYHVHGSLQTEEVSQALKMALRERHGSTPVIHHSDRGIQYCSTYYQDIHRRHGLVCSMTDGYDCYQNALAERVNGILKGEFLLNRPADLPQAAKMVAQSVRIYNQERPHTALKYKTPDAVHRASLLQ, encoded by the exons ATGGAACAAGAGAAACGTCGCAGCCAGCGTGATTACAGCCTGGCTTTTAAATTGAACGTTGTCGAGCAGGTAGAAAAAGGCGAGATGACGTACAAGCAGGCGCAAAAGCGGTACGGAATACAAGGCCGGTCGACAGTTTTGGTATGGTGTCGCAAACATGGCTTGCAGGATTGGCGCCAACCGCAGGGGCCGAGCAAGCGGAGAGCGCAGATGACCAACAAACCAACTAAACCACTAACACCCGAGCAGCGTATCAAGGAGCTGGAGCGCCAGCTTAAGGACGAGAAGCTGAAGTCGGCCTTGTTCGAGAAGGTGATCGATATCATGCGCGATGAGCACGGGGTGAGCGTAAAAAAGCGTGCCGGC GCTATCTGTAGTGGTGAAGTCCAAGGACTGAGCATACAGAAGGCTTGCCATCACATAGGCATGAGCCGTCAGGCGTTTTACAAGCGTTGCCAGCGAGAACAAGATCTGGCGCATCAGGCGTATGCCGTAGTGAAGCTGGTGCAACCGATACGGCTTCGCCAGCCGCGCATAGGGACACGCAAACTACATAGCTTATTGGGTAGCAGCTTTGCCGGAACAGACCTGAAGGTTGGTCGGGATCGACTGTTCCATATTCTGAGGCAGGCGCGCATGCTGGTGCAGCCACAGCGGGCCTATCACAAGACCACCGACAGCCATCATCGCTTCCGGCGTCATCCCAATCTGCTCAAGGCCGGGCCGGCGCAAGTGGTGCCGACGGGGCCGGAACAGGTCTGGGTTGCCGATATTACCTACCTGCCCACACGAGGCAAGTTCGTCTATCTGAGCCTGGTGACGGATGCTTGGTCACGCAAGATCGTCGGCTACCACGTGCATGGCAGCTTGCAGACAGAGGAAGTCAGTCAGGCGCTCAAGATGGCGTTGCGTGAGCGTCATGGCAGTACGCCGGTGATTCACCACTCTGACAGAGGCATCCAGTACTGCTCGACGTATTACCAGGACATCCATCGTCGCCATGGATTGGTATGCTCGATGACGGATGGGTATGACTGCTACCAGAATGCATTGGCAGAGCGAGTCAACGGCATCCTCAAGGGAGAGTTCTTGCTCAACCGTCCGGCGGACTTGCCTCAAGCGGCAAAGATGGTGGCGCAATCGGTTCGGATCTACAACCAGGAACGGCCGCATACGGCCTTGAAATACAAAACGCCCGATGCGGTGCATCGGGCGTCTTTGTTGCAATAA
- the gspG gene encoding type II secretion system major pseudopilin GspG has translation MRRIVTRPVSPTQLLTQFFPLQRGLSKLQMLTAIAVIAVVAVVAAPRLINVVNHAHSPQIVTAEQDIAEIEKGLQLYKQDNGRYPTTEQGLLALIVKPGRAPVPKEWKIGGYLDRLPRDPWGNPYQYRVSEDGNGFDVFSFGAAGPDAGVDQAGVIRARH, from the coding sequence ATGCGCCGCATAGTTACGCGACCCGTTTCTCCCACGCAACTTCTCACGCAATTTTTTCCGCTGCAGCGCGGCCTGAGCAAATTACAGATGTTGACTGCAATCGCAGTCATCGCCGTCGTGGCCGTGGTCGCCGCACCGCGCCTGATCAACGTCGTCAACCATGCCCATAGCCCGCAAATCGTGACGGCCGAGCAGGACATCGCCGAGATCGAAAAGGGTCTGCAACTGTACAAGCAGGACAACGGCCGCTATCCAACCACCGAGCAAGGCTTGCTGGCGCTGATCGTCAAGCCGGGCCGCGCGCCGGTGCCGAAGGAATGGAAAATCGGCGGCTACCTCGACCGCCTGCCGCGCGACCCCTGGGGCAACCCTTATCAATATCGGGTGTCGGAAGACGGCAATGGCTTCGATGTGTTTTCCTTCGGAGCCGCCGGTCCTGATGCGGGCGTCGACCAGGCCGGCGTGATTCGCGCCAGACACTGA
- a CDS encoding DeoR/GlpR family DNA-binding transcription regulator, with translation MLNPRQQTLLDCVRKHITISVEELAQQLDVTTQTVRRDVKAMVDAKLLARYHGGVGLLSSTENIAYPQRQVMNAEAKQRIGKAVAARVPDGCSLILNLGTTTEEVARALHQHSHLHVVTNNLNVASMLASNTSSEVIVTGGVVRARDRGIVGEATIDFIRQFKVDIGIIGISSIELDGVLRDFDAREVKVAQTIIEQSRQVWLVADSSKFGRQALVKMAHLSQIDVLFTDAPPPPELAKLLQETEVEVVLAT, from the coding sequence ATGCTCAATCCGCGGCAACAAACCTTGCTCGACTGCGTGCGCAAGCACATTACGATTTCGGTGGAAGAACTGGCGCAGCAACTCGACGTGACGACGCAAACGGTGCGGCGCGACGTCAAGGCGATGGTGGACGCCAAGTTGCTGGCGCGCTATCACGGCGGCGTCGGCCTGCTCTCCTCGACCGAAAACATCGCCTACCCGCAGCGCCAGGTGATGAACGCCGAGGCCAAGCAACGCATTGGCAAGGCGGTCGCCGCGCGCGTGCCGGACGGCTGTTCATTGATCCTCAATCTGGGAACCACCACCGAAGAAGTGGCGCGCGCGCTGCATCAGCACAGCCACCTGCATGTGGTGACCAACAACCTCAACGTCGCCAGCATGCTGGCCAGCAATACCTCGTCGGAAGTGATCGTCACCGGCGGTGTGGTGCGCGCGCGCGACCGCGGCATTGTCGGCGAGGCAACTATCGACTTCATCCGCCAGTTCAAGGTCGACATCGGCATCATCGGCATTTCCAGCATCGAGCTCGACGGCGTGTTGCGCGACTTCGATGCGCGCGAAGTCAAAGTGGCGCAAACCATCATTGAACAATCGCGGCAGGTCTGGCTGGTCGCCGACTCGAGCAAGTTCGGCCGGCAGGCGCTGGTGAAGATGGCGCACCTGTCGCAGATCGACGTCTTGTTCACCGACGCGCCGCCGCCGCCAGAACTGGCGAAATTGCTGCAGGAAACCGAGGTCGAGGTGGTGCTGGCGACCTGA
- the glpD gene encoding glycerol-3-phosphate dehydrogenase: MNTLLECDLLVVGGGINGAGIARDAVGRGLRVILCEQHDLAQHTSSASTKLIHGGLRYLEYYEFKLVRKALQEREVLLRAAPHIIWPLRFVMPHDAGQRPAWLIRAGLLMYDYLAKREILPASYGLKLDQHAAGKPLKGGYRRGFVYSDGWVDDARLVALNALDASERGARIFTRTKCTAARREGELWHATLENEEDGRIQVQARAIVNAAGPWTAQFADAVPGASKSYGLRLIKGSHIVVKRLFDHPYAYIFQNPDKRIIFAIPYQDDFTLIGTTDLEYTGDAGKVEISAEEIDYLCDMANRYFTRQISAQDVVWTYSGVRPLLDDNSSNASAVTRDYLLECNDSGAPMLNVWGGKITTYRKLAEEALAILSPRLGLKAPSWTADAPLPGGDLEQAGKLVRRYDFARFLAAFHERHPWLPSALAQRYARSYGSRAERLLKGVTGLADLGEELAPGLHEVEARYLHDVEWARSAEDILWRRSKLGLYCRPQHVERLQQWLTERNPS, encoded by the coding sequence TTGAACACACTTCTTGAATGTGATCTTCTGGTGGTCGGCGGCGGCATCAACGGCGCCGGTATTGCGCGTGACGCGGTCGGCCGCGGCTTGCGCGTGATTTTGTGCGAACAGCACGATCTGGCGCAGCATACTTCTTCGGCCAGCACCAAGCTGATCCACGGCGGGCTGCGCTATCTCGAGTATTACGAATTCAAACTGGTGCGCAAGGCCTTGCAGGAGCGTGAAGTGTTGCTGCGCGCTGCTCCGCATATCATCTGGCCGCTGCGTTTCGTCATGCCGCACGATGCCGGCCAGCGCCCGGCCTGGCTGATCCGCGCCGGCCTGCTGATGTACGACTATCTCGCCAAACGCGAGATCCTGCCAGCCTCGTACGGCTTGAAACTGGATCAGCACGCCGCCGGCAAACCGCTCAAGGGCGGCTACCGCCGCGGCTTCGTCTACTCCGACGGCTGGGTCGATGATGCCCGTCTGGTGGCGCTCAATGCGCTCGACGCCAGCGAACGCGGCGCCCGGATTTTTACCCGCACCAAATGCACCGCCGCACGCCGCGAAGGCGAGCTCTGGCATGCCACGCTGGAGAACGAAGAGGACGGCCGCATCCAGGTGCAGGCGCGCGCGATCGTCAACGCCGCCGGCCCGTGGACCGCGCAGTTTGCCGACGCCGTTCCCGGTGCCAGCAAGAGCTACGGCCTGCGTCTGATCAAGGGTAGTCATATCGTCGTCAAGCGATTGTTCGACCACCCTTACGCCTACATTTTTCAGAATCCCGACAAGCGTATTATTTTTGCGATCCCGTATCAGGATGACTTTACGCTGATCGGCACCACTGATCTGGAATACACCGGCGACGCCGGCAAGGTCGAAATCAGCGCAGAGGAAATCGATTACTTGTGCGACATGGCCAATCGCTATTTCACGCGCCAGATTTCCGCGCAAGACGTGGTGTGGACCTATTCCGGCGTGCGTCCGCTGCTGGATGACAATTCCTCCAACGCCTCCGCCGTGACGCGCGATTATCTGCTCGAATGCAATGACAGCGGCGCGCCCATGCTCAATGTCTGGGGCGGAAAAATCACCACCTATCGCAAGCTCGCAGAAGAGGCACTGGCAATTCTGTCCCCGCGGCTGGGGCTCAAGGCGCCGTCGTGGACCGCCGATGCGCCGCTGCCCGGCGGCGATCTTGAGCAGGCCGGAAAACTGGTCCGGCGCTACGACTTTGCGCGCTTCCTGGCGGCCTTCCATGAACGCCATCCGTGGCTGCCGTCCGCATTGGCGCAGCGCTATGCGCGCAGCTATGGCAGCCGCGCCGAACGTCTGCTCAAAGGTGTCACCGGCCTGGCCGATCTCGGAGAAGAACTGGCTCCCGGACTGCATGAGGTAGAAGCGCGCTATCTGCACGACGTTGAATGGGCGCGCAGCGCAGAAGACATCTTGTGGCGCCGGAGCAAGCTGGGCCTGTATTGCCGGCCGCAGCACGTGGAGCGATTGCAGCAATGGCTGACGGAGCGCAACCCGTCCTGA
- a CDS encoding ABC transporter ATP-binding protein, with protein sequence MTLELKQVSKSVGAETHLYPLDLKLATGGINVLLGPTQAGKTSLMRIIAGLDKPDRGSVLVDGKDVTGVGVRERNLAMVYQQFINYPGLSVYENIASPLRLKKLPQQEIHQRVTEIAEKLHIAHLLQRLPGELSGGQQQRTALARALIKRAPLVLLDEPLVNLDYKLREELRSELISLFTNGDTTVVYATTEPQEALLLGGHTAVMHAGRLLQFGPTLQLFNAPASTEVAAIFNDPPMNMLAATASANGSVTLDDGSVLTVAGRHLALAAGQRCQVGVRCNDVRLKAHKGAGVTLVCTVGLAELSGSETYLHLRHGSAALVAQLPGVHALEIDSTVQVHIDAAQIFLFDTEGRLLSAPHGD encoded by the coding sequence GTGACCCTGGAATTAAAACAAGTGAGCAAGTCGGTCGGAGCGGAAACGCATCTGTACCCGCTTGATCTGAAGCTGGCGACGGGCGGCATCAACGTCTTGCTGGGCCCGACACAGGCCGGCAAGACTTCGCTCATGCGCATCATCGCCGGACTGGACAAGCCCGACCGCGGCAGCGTACTGGTCGACGGCAAGGACGTCACCGGCGTTGGCGTACGCGAGCGCAACCTCGCCATGGTGTACCAGCAATTCATCAATTATCCGGGGTTGAGCGTCTACGAAAACATTGCCTCGCCCTTGCGCCTGAAAAAGTTGCCGCAGCAGGAGATCCATCAGCGCGTCACCGAGATTGCCGAGAAACTGCACATCGCACACTTGCTGCAACGCCTGCCGGGCGAGCTGTCCGGCGGCCAGCAGCAGCGCACCGCGCTGGCGCGGGCATTGATCAAGCGCGCGCCGCTGGTATTGCTGGATGAGCCGCTGGTCAATCTGGACTACAAGCTGCGCGAGGAGTTGCGTTCCGAGCTGATTTCCCTCTTCACCAACGGCGACACCACCGTGGTCTACGCCACCACGGAACCGCAGGAAGCCTTGCTGCTCGGCGGCCATACCGCCGTGATGCATGCCGGCCGCTTGCTGCAGTTCGGTCCGACGCTGCAATTGTTCAATGCGCCAGCCTCGACCGAAGTGGCCGCCATCTTTAACGATCCGCCGATGAATATGCTGGCGGCAACAGCCAGCGCCAATGGCAGCGTGACGCTTGACGACGGCAGCGTGCTGACCGTGGCCGGCCGTCATCTTGCGCTGGCGGCCGGCCAGCGTTGCCAGGTCGGCGTTCGCTGCAACGATGTGCGCCTGAAAGCACACAAAGGCGCCGGTGTCACGCTTGTCTGCACGGTAGGCCTGGCCGAACTGAGCGGCTCCGAAACCTATCTGCACCTGCGCCACGGCAGCGCTGCGCTGGTGGCGCAACTGCCAGGCGTACATGCGCTCGAGATCGACAGTACGGTGCAGGTCCACATCGACGCCGCGCAGATTTTCCTGTTCGATACAGAGGGGCGCCTGTTGAGCGCCCCGCACGGAGACTGA
- a CDS encoding ABC transporter ATP-binding protein — protein sequence MARIEFRNLGHAYGPNPASLQDYALQPMNMVWEDGGAYALLGPSGCGKSTLLNIISGLLVPSEGQVLFDGKDMTQMPTRERNIAQVFQFPVLYDTMSVFDNLAFPLRNRKVAESEVRARVHEIAEILELTRDLKQRASGLSADAKQKISLGRGLVRKDVAAILFDEPLTVIDPHMKWQLRQKLKQIHHQLKLTLIYVTHDQVEALTFADEVVVMTNGKVVQQGKPEALFVRPDHTFVGYFIGSPGMNFYPLQIDGDAVVIGQQRVGVDASQLQALKNASGELKLGIRPEFVELAAAGAPGAVSANVVQVQHLGTSQLLTAEFGGQIVKARLDASVKLDGGQQWLRLAKAETIFFSNDERIGR from the coding sequence ATGGCACGTATTGAATTCCGCAATCTCGGTCACGCCTACGGACCCAATCCGGCGTCGTTGCAGGACTACGCTTTGCAACCGATGAACATGGTGTGGGAAGACGGCGGCGCCTACGCCTTGCTGGGCCCGTCCGGCTGCGGCAAGTCGACGCTGCTCAACATTATCTCAGGCTTGCTGGTGCCGTCCGAAGGACAGGTGCTGTTCGACGGCAAGGACATGACGCAGATGCCCACGCGCGAGCGCAACATCGCCCAGGTGTTCCAGTTCCCGGTGCTGTACGACACCATGAGCGTGTTCGACAACCTGGCCTTCCCGCTGCGCAATCGCAAGGTGGCCGAAAGCGAAGTGCGCGCGCGCGTGCATGAAATCGCCGAGATCCTGGAGCTCACGCGCGACCTCAAGCAGCGCGCCAGCGGCTTGTCCGCCGACGCCAAGCAAAAGATCTCGCTGGGGCGCGGACTGGTGCGCAAGGACGTCGCCGCGATCCTGTTCGACGAGCCGCTGACGGTGATCGATCCGCACATGAAATGGCAGTTGCGGCAAAAGCTCAAACAGATCCACCACCAACTCAAACTGACCCTGATCTACGTCACCCATGACCAGGTGGAGGCGCTGACCTTTGCCGACGAAGTGGTGGTCATGACGAACGGCAAAGTGGTGCAGCAGGGCAAGCCGGAGGCGCTGTTCGTGCGTCCCGATCATACCTTCGTCGGCTATTTCATCGGCAGTCCCGGCATGAATTTCTATCCGCTGCAGATTGATGGCGACGCCGTCGTGATCGGCCAGCAGCGGGTAGGCGTCGACGCCAGCCAGTTGCAGGCGCTCAAGAACGCCAGTGGCGAGCTCAAGCTCGGCATCCGGCCGGAATTCGTCGAGCTCGCGGCTGCCGGCGCGCCCGGCGCAGTCAGCGCCAACGTCGTGCAGGTCCAGCATCTCGGCACCAGCCAGCTGCTCACCGCAGAGTTCGGCGGACAGATCGTCAAGGCCAGGCTCGATGCATCGGTCAAGCTGGACGGCGGCCAACAGTGGCTGCGCCTGGCGAAAGCGGAGACGATCTTCTTCAGCAATGACGAAAGGATAGGGCGATAG
- a CDS encoding carbohydrate ABC transporter permease, which yields MNKPYNNKAWFFILPVFLTVAFSAIVPLMTVVNYSVQDIISPEQSVFVGLEWFRAVMRDSELHSALLRQLIFSFCVLLVQIPLGIGLALSMPAQGWKSSAALVILAMPLLIPWNVVGTIWQIFGRADIGLGGYVLSRLGMDYNYASDSLDAWITVLVMDVWHWTPLVALLAFAGLRSIPDAYYQAAQIDGASRWAVFRFIQLPKMRGVLVIAVLLRFMDSFMIYTEPFVLTGGGPGNSTTFLSQYLTQKAVGQFDLGPAAAFSLIYFLIILLLSFVLYNWMQSAGNGGQSGAQEHGSQS from the coding sequence ATGAACAAGCCATACAACAACAAGGCCTGGTTTTTCATCCTGCCGGTGTTTCTGACGGTCGCGTTCTCCGCGATCGTGCCGCTGATGACCGTGGTCAATTATTCGGTGCAGGACATCATCAGTCCCGAACAGAGCGTGTTCGTCGGCCTCGAGTGGTTCCGCGCCGTGATGCGCGATAGCGAGCTGCATTCGGCGCTGCTGCGCCAGCTGATCTTTTCGTTCTGCGTGCTGCTGGTGCAGATTCCGCTGGGCATCGGGCTGGCCCTGTCGATGCCGGCGCAGGGCTGGAAATCCTCGGCCGCGCTGGTGATCCTGGCCATGCCGCTGCTGATCCCGTGGAACGTGGTCGGCACCATCTGGCAAATCTTCGGCCGCGCCGATATCGGCCTGGGCGGTTATGTGTTGAGCCGGCTCGGCATGGATTACAACTACGCGTCCGATTCGCTTGATGCCTGGATCACCGTGCTGGTGATGGACGTCTGGCACTGGACGCCGCTGGTTGCCTTGCTGGCGTTCGCCGGCTTGCGCTCGATCCCGGATGCTTACTATCAGGCGGCGCAGATTGACGGCGCCAGCCGCTGGGCCGTGTTCCGGTTCATCCAGCTGCCCAAGATGCGCGGCGTGCTGGTGATCGCGGTGCTGCTGCGCTTCATGGACAGCTTCATGATCTACACCGAACCCTTCGTGCTCACCGGCGGCGGTCCCGGCAACTCGACCACCTTCCTGAGCCAGTACCTGACGCAGAAGGCGGTTGGCCAGTTCGACCTGGGTCCTGCGGCGGCGTTTTCGCTGATCTATTTCCTGATCATCCTGTTGCTTTCCTTCGTCTTGTACAACTGGATGCAAAGTGCCGGGAATGGCGGACAAAGCGGTGCGCAAGAGCACGGGAGCCAATCATGA
- a CDS encoding carbohydrate ABC transporter permease: MNKSKPNNWPRLLTLALYIAFTLIPLYWLFNTSLKTNEETLAVFTLWPNQPTLDNYKVIFTDASWYSGYINSIIYVAINTVLSLLVALPAAYAFSRYRFLGDKHMFFWLLTNRMTPPAVFLLPFFQLYSTVGLMDTHIAVALAHMLFNVPLAVWILEGFMSGVPREIDETAYIDGFSFPRFFIRIFLPLIKSGVGVTAFFCFMFSWVELLLARTLTSVNAKPISAIMTRTASAAGMDWGILAAAGMLTIIPGALVIWFVRNHIAKGFAMGRV; the protein is encoded by the coding sequence ATGAACAAAAGCAAGCCAAACAACTGGCCGCGCCTGCTGACGCTGGCGCTGTACATCGCCTTCACGCTGATTCCGCTGTACTGGCTGTTCAATACCTCGCTCAAGACCAACGAAGAAACGCTGGCGGTCTTCACGTTGTGGCCGAACCAGCCGACGCTGGACAACTACAAGGTGATTTTCACCGACGCCTCCTGGTATTCCGGCTACATCAATTCCATCATCTACGTCGCCATCAACACGGTGCTGTCGCTGCTGGTGGCATTGCCGGCGGCCTACGCGTTTTCGCGCTACCGCTTCCTCGGCGACAAGCACATGTTCTTCTGGCTGCTGACCAACCGCATGACGCCGCCGGCGGTGTTCCTGCTGCCGTTCTTCCAGCTGTACTCGACGGTGGGTCTGATGGACACCCACATCGCCGTGGCGCTGGCGCACATGCTGTTCAACGTGCCGCTGGCGGTGTGGATCCTGGAAGGCTTCATGTCGGGCGTACCGCGCGAGATCGACGAGACCGCCTACATCGACGGCTTTTCGTTCCCGCGCTTCTTCATCCGCATCTTCTTGCCGCTGATCAAATCGGGCGTCGGCGTGACGGCGTTCTTCTGCTTCATGTTCAGCTGGGTCGAGTTGCTGCTGGCGCGCACGCTGACCTCGGTCAACGCCAAGCCGATCAGCGCAATCATGACGCGCACCGCTTCGGCGGCGGGCATGGACTGGGGCATTCTGGCCGCCGCCGGCATGCTGACGATCATTCCGGGTGCATTGGTGATCTGGTTCGTGCGCAACCATATCGCCAAGGGTTTTGCGATGGGGAGGGTGTGA
- a CDS encoding DUF2160 domain-containing protein: MAAFSWMSWTPPIAVFFICIALMLVGMTIWEIRSPTVERKGFLPLRTTRGDRLFIGLLSAAYINLAWVGLTDLDQWYAAALGLLALVIVMRKG, encoded by the coding sequence ATGGCTGCTTTTTCATGGATGTCGTGGACGCCGCCGATTGCCGTCTTTTTCATCTGTATCGCGCTCATGCTGGTGGGCATGACGATCTGGGAAATCCGTTCGCCGACGGTGGAGCGCAAGGGCTTCCTGCCGCTGCGCACGACGCGCGGAGACCGCTTGTTCATCGGCTTGCTGAGTGCCGCCTATATCAATCTGGCATGGGTCGGATTGACCGACCTGGATCAGTGGTATGCGGCCGCGCTCGGCTTGCTGGCGTTGGTTATCGTCATGCGTAAGGGCTAA
- a CDS encoding ABC transporter substrate-binding protein, with protein sequence MQKFKLTVLAAAIAVAGNVWADTKSAEKWIDTEFKPSTLSRQQQLSEMQWFIDAAAKLKAKGVKEIHVVSETLDTHAYESKTLAKAFEEITGIKVKHDVIQEGDVVEKMQTSLQSGKSIYDGWVNDSDLIGTHYRNGQTVVLSDYMAGPGKEYTNPGLDLKDFIGTSFTTAPDGKLYQLPDQQFANLYWFRADWFARKDLQDKFKAKYGYELGVPQNWSAYEDIAAFFTNDVKELDGKKIFGHMDYGKKDPSLGWRFTDAWLSMAGAADKGLPNGLPVDEWGIRVAADKCTPVGASMSRGGATNSPAAVYALTKYLDWMKKYAPPEALGMTFSEAGPVPAQGHIAQQVFWYSAFTAGMTKQGLPVVNTDGSPKWRMAPGPHGPYWKEGMQNGYQDVGSWTFLKSTPPDQMAAAWLYGQFVTSKTVSLKKSIVGLTFIRDSDIRSEYFTKNAAKYGGLIEFYRSPARVAWTPTGNNVPDYPKMAQLWWKNISTAISGEKTPQGAMDNLAEEMDGIMARLQRAGMKNCAPKLNDKKDPATWMSDKGAPWTKLANEKPKGETIPYDKLLQAWKDGKVR encoded by the coding sequence ATGCAAAAATTCAAACTTACCGTGCTGGCTGCTGCGATCGCAGTGGCAGGCAATGTCTGGGCCGACACCAAATCGGCCGAGAAGTGGATCGATACCGAATTCAAGCCGAGCACGCTGTCGCGCCAGCAGCAGCTGAGCGAAATGCAATGGTTCATCGACGCCGCCGCCAAACTGAAAGCCAAGGGCGTCAAGGAAATCCACGTGGTGTCGGAAACCCTCGACACCCACGCCTATGAATCGAAAACCCTGGCCAAGGCCTTCGAGGAAATCACCGGCATCAAGGTCAAGCACGACGTGATCCAGGAAGGCGACGTGGTCGAGAAGATGCAGACCTCGCTGCAATCGGGCAAGTCGATCTACGACGGCTGGGTCAACGACTCCGATCTGATCGGCACTCACTACCGCAATGGCCAGACCGTGGTGCTGTCCGACTACATGGCCGGCCCCGGCAAGGAATACACCAATCCCGGCCTCGACCTGAAGGATTTCATCGGCACCAGCTTCACGACCGCGCCGGACGGCAAGCTGTATCAGCTGCCCGACCAGCAGTTCGCCAACCTGTACTGGTTCCGTGCCGACTGGTTCGCGCGCAAGGACCTGCAGGACAAGTTCAAGGCCAAGTACGGCTATGAACTGGGCGTGCCGCAAAACTGGTCTGCCTACGAAGACATCGCGGCCTTCTTCACCAACGACGTCAAGGAACTGGACGGCAAGAAGATCTTCGGTCACATGGACTACGGCAAGAAGGATCCATCGCTGGGCTGGCGCTTCACCGATGCCTGGCTGTCGATGGCCGGCGCTGCCGACAAGGGCTTGCCGAACGGCCTGCCGGTCGACGAATGGGGTATCCGCGTGGCGGCTGACAAGTGCACGCCGGTAGGCGCATCGATGTCGCGCGGCGGCGCCACCAACTCGCCGGCGGCAGTCTATGCGCTGACCAAGTACCTCGACTGGATGAAGAAGTACGCACCGCCGGAAGCGCTCGGCATGACCTTCTCCGAAGCCGGTCCGGTTCCAGCCCAAGGTCACATCGCGCAGCAGGTGTTCTGGTACAGCGCCTTCACTGCGGGCATGACCAAGCAGGGTCTGCCGGTGGTGAACACCGACGGTTCGCCGAAGTGGCGCATGGCGCCGGGGCCGCACGGTCCGTACTGGAAAGAAGGCATGCAGAACGGCTACCAGGACGTCGGTTCCTGGACCTTCCTCAAGAGCACGCCGCCTGACCAGATGGCCGCGGCTTGGCTGTACGGCCAGTTCGTGACCTCCAAGACCGTGTCGCTGAAGAAATCGATCGTCGGCCTGACCTTCATCCGCGATTCCGACATCCGTTCGGAATACTTCACCAAGAACGCGGCCAAGTACGGCGGCCTGATCGAGTTCTACCGCAGCCCGGCGCGCGTGGCGTGGACGCCGACCGGCAACAACGTGCCTGACTATCCGAAGATGGCGCAACTGTGGTGGAAGAACATTTCCACCGCGATTTCCGGCGAGAAGACGCCGCAAGGCGCGATGGATAATCTGGCCGAGGAAATGGACGGCATCATGGCCCGCCTGCAGCGCGCCGGCATGAAGAACTGCGCGCCCAAGCTCAACGACAAGAAAGATCCTGCGACCTGGATGTCCGACAAGGGCGCGCCATGGACCAAGCTGGCCAACGAAAAGCCGAAGGGCGAAACCATCCCTTACGACAAATTGTTGCAAGCCTGGAAGGACGGCAAAGTTCGCTAG